One genomic segment of Halorussus sp. MSC15.2 includes these proteins:
- a CDS encoding ferritin-like domain-containing protein encodes MQHSKPNDTGETSSSLSEPIEQSSHPTRRQYLYGIGLLGTTTPSIIPLTKRKQDNEDIETLNFLLEVELLHRAMYRLFLENADEGKIETSEYAQRFSQVQQDSLYESIEELFNHEDAHVWRLRNIIKDLGGEPVEECEYTFDFVTKNGVDDKQFYDTAAEVETVGTAGYAGALADLGAHESDARSIHSVESRHSTYTRFLNAEDRFPNVFDISLSKEEVRNRYEEYQDC; translated from the coding sequence ATGCAACACTCAAAGCCAAACGACACGGGTGAAACCTCGAGTTCGTTATCTGAACCGATAGAACAATCCAGTCACCCGACACGGCGACAGTATCTCTACGGAATCGGATTACTTGGAACGACAACCCCGTCAATCATCCCGCTAACCAAACGGAAGCAGGACAACGAGGATATCGAGACTCTCAATTTCCTACTGGAGGTTGAGTTGCTGCATCGGGCGATGTACCGTCTTTTCTTAGAAAATGCCGATGAGGGAAAAATCGAGACCTCAGAGTATGCCCAACGTTTCAGTCAGGTTCAACAGGATAGTCTCTACGAATCAATCGAAGAGTTGTTCAATCACGAAGATGCACATGTTTGGCGGCTCCGAAACATCATCAAGGACCTTGGCGGTGAGCCTGTCGAGGAATGCGAGTACACGTTCGACTTTGTGACGAAGAACGGTGTTGACGACAAACAATTCTATGATACAGCTGCAGAAGTAGAGACGGTTGGAACAGCGGGTTACGCAGGTGCCCTTGCTGATTTAGGGGCTCATGAATCGGATGCACGGTCGATACATAGTGTTGAATCCCGTCATTCTACATACACCCGATTCCTTAACGCGGAAGACCGCTTCCCCAATGTGTTCGATATAAGTCTCAGTAAAGAGGAAGTCAGAAATCGATATGAAGAATATCAAGATTGTTAG